CATCACACTTCTGTTAACTTTAGGCCCAACATCATTGTTTATAGTTTGTGATTTCTGCCCAACAAACAGCTGAGCCAGGCCATCCAGAAACTGCACAGGCCCAAATGCCCAGTGTGCGAGTCTGTGATCCTCTACAGATGCGTAACTAGACGCCAACACGCCATCCACAAACAGGTTGCCATGCTCTGTCAGTGGAGCATAAACTCCAGTTCTTTTCTCAAGTGAAATGGAGACTATTTTGGAGAGATGCACCTCACCGTCTTTTCCAGAAACAAGCACACAGTCTCCTCTCCTAACTCGGCTGGCAAAACGAGCATGATACTCGTCTTGGTAGTATTCGTGGTTTTGAGCTACAAAGATGAGGTGATTCGGAGTAAGTGCAAGTTCCTTCCCATCTTCAGTGCTGAGAATCAAGAAGGTGGACCTACGGCTGATGTCCAGATGTAGGAAGAGGAGAACCCGGCTAAAAACCATCTCACCTGCTTCAGATAAAGCAAGAACACTGTCTCCAAGCTGCAGACAAGACATGGGCTTTTGCAGCCCCCCGGCCACAGTGACCAGTCCTGACGCTGAGAAGCAGCCGCCTTTCTCCACTGCGACGGAGTGATCTGAGACAAAGAGAAACATTAACGTTATTTGTTCTTCCTTTTTCCCCCCCCCTAATTTAGATTCTGATTTAATTAAACCACCACTTGCCGACTTCCTCAATCACTTGCATTGCCCAAACaagtacatgcctcctctgatagaCATAAAGGCAGCAAATCCACCATCATTTAGCAGCTAGCTCAGGGGAAAGTGCAGGATCCCGggctctgatacattagctaatAGAATTTTAGCCACTTGCACTTTACACTTGTTGTATAGCAGTTATTACTAGTGTTTCAGTTCTACTGTGAGGAGTCAACTGTATCTTGGAGAGAGATGGATGCTTTCATGCCTaattcacactacatgatttttgCCTGGTTTTCCAGCCATCAACTGTTTTTTGCAGATCAGTGACAAAAACCTTTGCTCTTAGGAAATTTGGTGCTTGCTCAGAAAATTCTTGCCAAGCTGTTGAATCACAGACTCCCGGCAAACATCTAGCAGATTTAATACCTACACCAGCCAGAATCTGTGAGTCAAGAGCAGCGACTACCTACAACCAATGAGATCACATTGAGAGAGAGCCGCCTATATAAATGTTCAACCTATATAAACCTAGTTCTCAATAGTTCTCACATGTTCTTGTGACAACACGTGTTTTGGAGAGCATTCATGAAGTGTGAAACCCACAACAACTGAAAGATTAAAGCACAGTTGTGCAGGCATTATTCTAATTCTCTTTATAATGTGGCTCAAATGCATCTATGTACTGAATGAACTAAAATagtttgagtgattggatttgtatctgttttaaatgtgtcttggccTGGGTGCGTTTACACTTATCTAGATTTAAACCTGATTCTCAAGTGTAAAAGGGTTTTATAGGCTAGACTGTCAGGgataaagtatataaagtattttCCCAGTTACCAAAGAAACAGTCTTAATCTTAAGCGTGGGCCCAGGTTGTTTTTGTCTTGGATGTTTATTTCTATGAAAAAAACCTATAGGTGGTATAGAATATTTATATTACactaattttatttttgtgaaaTTGGGTGAAATGGTTCTTCTATGACATTCCACTAATTAACCATTTCTTTTTCCCCTTCATGTTTACTTTATTATGAAACATGTAATACAATTTATCATTGAATTATAATACTCATAGTGCTCAAGTAAGTAAGGTTAGTTTGCGTACCTGCTTTGACCGAACAGTGCACATGATACTTAGACTCATAGTGCACCCAATCAAACCCAGCTTCCACAGCCAGCTGGGCGAGCAGCCCGTATTTCTTTATATCCCTGTCTGAGGTTGTGATGTCAACAGCACGCCCCTCATAATGCAGAGAACCTGCTGGATGATTGTCATCTTCATCCCAGGCCTCCGTCACTCGCAGTCTCACACCTGGCCATTGGTTCATTACAGCAATAGCCAGTTTATTTAAGCAATCCTTGCAGcgctgaagaagaagaaagaacaaCACAAAGAATTCCCAAAGTAAAGGTTTATTCAGCTCAATAAGACATTCTCTTACTGACCATCCTAACAGTAAGGAACACAGAATGATTTACACTCACTTAGCTCTTTATTAGGAAGACCTTTACAACTACACATATACGCAATAACTGTATCTAATGAACCAAAAGCCTGAATCCATGGACAAAGACCCACCTTGTTTCAACAGTCCCGTCCCAAAGGTTAAGACCAATTAATCATTAATTGAATGCCTCAACTTATGTGAGtactgttgctgaccatgtgcatcccttaaTGGCCACATTGCATGTTCTTCTCTGGCTTTCCATGCACCAGATCTAAATCTGATAGAACACCTTTGTGATGTGTAGGTGCTCCGGAAAaacctaaactaataataatttaggtTAATATTACAGCAAAATGAGACCCCTACCCAGTTTTGTATAAAATTTCTAATAAAGCATTTTGTGTGGGTACATTTGTGTGTACATTTGTTTCATGTGTTTGCAAATCTCTAAAAGCCAAAGGATAGTTTGCTATGGTTAAGCTATCTATTTTATTGTTAGATCTTTTTCTAAACTCTGTTTACTCAGTTTCCCCATTGTATTTTAGGATTACAGTGTCCATCAAAACCACATTCAAGAACTAACTGGTTCTGAGTATGCATTGTGGATATTAGAGTGTGTTTAAATACTGATGCTTTTCTCcaaaatacatattacatactCAAACACTTGTTAGTGTTAGTAATTAGTAAACAACTGGGATGCATCCTGTgtcattaaataacattaaatctgGAGAATGGTTATTCCACCTTCAGCCTCCATTCAGACGCATGCTGTCATTGAATGAAGACTAAACACCTCTTCACTGTGTAATGTTTTCATCTGTATTCAGCTCTGATAAGGACCCTGTAAAACCCCACCCCCCTCCAAAAGTGCCTTCGACAGTCTGAACAGAGCTACTGTAACTAACATCTAACATTCTTTGGCCATTTCAGCCACTGTAGGAGAGTAAACCCAAGGTCATTTCTTTTTCCCACAAGATAATTTTCACGCAGCCCATTTTTTACACACAGTCTGCTGCATTGTGTTTTTACAGTATCTGTAACTGGCTGGCATCTATATGTGGCTTTTGTGGGAAATCTAGTGTTCTAGATTGGGGAACATGTTGAGACCATTGACAAGCtgtgagaaagagcgagagacagaaacaAGGGGTCGAGAAAAGGcgagaggagaagaaaaaggcAAGGCCCGGGCCGAGTGAGAGGGCAGGCTGGTGGAATGTTTGGGCATGCATTTGGGAAAGTGACAGAAGAAGTGAGAAATCAAGAGGGGCTAAAAAACAAACCGGGAACATTTTTCTCGCAAATGCAGCTCGACAGAGGCGTTTCATTGTCAGAATTACAATAGAGGCTTTTCCAAAGCTGAAATTACTTCAGCAGGCGAGAATTCTGTACAGGCGACCCCGCAGGACCTCCGAAATTTACACAAAGGACGGCTTTCAGCGCCTGAAGAGGCGAGGgcacatgcatacatacacatacGCCAACTCCCAGCCTGGGCACCATATAGGCACCTCTGAGTCAGCTGGTTACATATTGTGTGTAATCAAAATTATTTCATGTTTCATATCTTAGAACAACTTCAGAGGATGGTCTGGCTTATGTTTCAGTGTCTTCTAAACAAGCCTGAAATCATTTTCACTGGGGCCAATAACACAGGGCCCCTTATATAACTAATTATACAGTTTTACTCCCACTACTCATGGGAA
The Astyanax mexicanus isolate ESR-SI-001 chromosome 13, AstMex3_surface, whole genome shotgun sequence DNA segment above includes these coding regions:
- the dhh gene encoding desert hedgehog protein, whose amino-acid sequence is MRSPRATQLGLLAACACTWLLAAQGCGPGPGYGARSRSRRLTPLALRQHVPGVSETNLGASGRAESKITRHSERFNELVCNYNPDIDFKDEEKTKADRLMTKRCKDCLNKLAIAVMNQWPGVRLRVTEAWDEDDNHPAGSLHYEGRAVDITTSDRDIKKYGLLAQLAVEAGFDWVHYESKYHVHCSVKADHSVAVEKGGCFSASGLVTVAGGLQKPMSCLQLGDSVLALSEAGEMVFSRVLLFLHLDISRRSTFLILSTEDGKELALTPNHLIFVAQNHEYYQDEYHARFASRVRRGDCVLVSGKDGEVHLSKIVSISLEKRTGVYAPLTEHGNLFVDGVLASSYASVEDHRLAHWAFGPVQFLDGLAQLFVGQKSQTINNDVGPKVNRSVMHNVSGVESKSLCLNEHDLMDYSDCVDTKVQVYWYAKLLYTIGQMILSPHMFYE